One region of Diabrotica undecimpunctata isolate CICGRU chromosome 6, icDiaUnde3, whole genome shotgun sequence genomic DNA includes:
- the LOC140443889 gene encoding antichymotrypsin-2-like produces the protein MMKPVIILALIISTTLAAPSDVESPLQQLAIGNQQLTSNVYKEILKTRNGSIIFSPLSVETVLALTSEGAKGDTRSEIVSALHLPESQKTIQQGFKELLPQLKINNKNAILASANKIYVANGINLEDDFKKTAESIYLSGLEQVDFSKSAQAANIINQWVENQTNKKIKDLIKPEYLNSDTMMTLINTLYLSAKWSTTFKDYNTVTDKFYRTPSEQIDQPTMTMTEVFRHYENKGLDTQFLEIPFKSDGLVFSVALPNKKDGIAALENNIEKVFEPQPYTHVPVHLKLPKFTVETELNLKNILQSLGVQKIFNSDAELSGLAKNAKELRVSEVIQKAFIKVAESGVEAAAATAVLVVTKSARFFLEDPIQFFADHPFVYFIKYNNVILFAGKYSP, from the coding sequence ATGATGAAGCCTGTCATCATTTTAGCACTTATTATATCTACAACACTAGCAGCACCATCAGACGTCGAAAGTCCACTCCAACAATTAGCAATTGGAAATCAACAACTTACGTCAAATGTGTATAAAGAAATTCTTAAAACTAGGAATGGAAGTATTATTTTCAGTCCCCTTTCCGTTGAAACGGTATTAGCGCTAACTTCTGAAGGAGCGAAAGGAGATACTAGAAGCGAGATAGTATCTGCACTACACCTTCCAGAATCGCAAAAGACTATCCAACAAGGATTTAAGGAACTTTTACCACAACTTAAAATCAACAATAAGAATGCAATATTAGCATCAGCTAATAAAATATATGTAGCCAACGGTATCAACTTGGAAGATGATTTTAAAAAGACCGCCGAAAGTATTTACTTATCGGGACTGGAACAAGTAGATTTCTCAAAGAGTGCACAGGCTGCTAACATAATTAATCAATGGGTGGAaaatcaaacaaacaaaaaaattaaagatctcATTAAACCTGAGTATCTCAACAGTGACACTATGATGACTTTAATTAATACATTATATCTAAGTGCTAAATGGTCTACTACTTTTAAAGATTATAACACTGTAACAGATAAATTTTACAGAACACCTTCCGAGCAAATAGATCAACCAACAATGACAATGACGGAAGTATTTAGACATTATGAAAATAAAGGCCTAGACACTCAATTTTTGGAAATTCCATTCAAAAGTGATGGTCTTGTTTTTAGTGTTGCTTTACCTAACAAAAAAGATGGCATAGCTGCTTTAGAAAATAACATTGAAAAAGTATTTGAACCTCAGCCATATACTCATGTACCAGTACATTTAAAACTACCTAAGTTTACTGTTGAAACGGAGTTGAATTTAAAAAACATTCTTCAATCGTTGGGTGTTCAAAAGATCTTTAACTCGGACGCCGAGCTTAGTGGATTGGCAAAGAACGCCAAAGAGTTACGTGTTTCTGAGGTAATTCAAAAAGCTTTCATTAAAGTTGCTGAAAGTGGTGTCGAAGCAGCTGCTGCCACCGCTGTTCTCGTTGTAACCAAGTCGGCACGTTTCTTTCTCGAAGATCCGATACAGTTTTTCGCCGATCATCCCTTtgtatactttattaaatataataatgtTATATTGTTTGCTGGAAAATATAGTCCTTAG